One segment of Cervus canadensis isolate Bull #8, Minnesota chromosome 32, ASM1932006v1, whole genome shotgun sequence DNA contains the following:
- the ACHE gene encoding acetylcholinesterase isoform X2: MRPPWCPLHTPSLASPLLLLLFFLGGGAEAEGPEDPELLVMVRGGRLRGLRLMAPRGPVSAFLGIPFAEPPVGPRRFLPPEPKRPWPGVLNATAFQSVCYQYVDTLYPGFEGTEMWNPNRELSEDCLYLNVWTPYPRPSSPTPVLVWIYGGGFYSGASSLDVYDGRFLTQAEGTVLVSMNYRVGAFGFLALPGSREAPGNVGLLDQRLALQWVQENVAAFGGDPTSVTLFGESAGAASVGMHLLSPPSRGLFHRAVLQSGAPNGPWATVGVGEARRRATLLARLVGCPPGGAGGNDTELVACLRMRPAQDLVDHEWHVLPQESVFRFSFVPVVDGDFLSDTPEALINAGDFHGLQVLVGVVKDEGSYFLVYGAPGFSKDNESLISRAQFLAGVRVGVPQASDLAAEAVVLHYTDWLHPEDPARLREALSDVVGDHNVVCPVAQLAGRLAAQGARVYAYIFEHRASTLSWPLWMGVPHGYEIEFIFGLPLEPSLNYTIEERTFAQRLMRYWANFARTGDPNDPRDPKAPQWPPYTAGAQQYVSLNLRPLEVRRGLRAQACAFWNRFLPKLLSATASEAPCTCSGPAHGEAAPRPRPGLPLPLLLLLFLLLSRLLRL, from the exons ATGAGGCCCCCGTGGTGTCCCCTGCACACGCCCTCCCTGGCTTCcccgctcctcctcctcctcttcttcctgggaggaggggcagaggccGAGGGCCCAGAGGACCCAGAGCTGCTGGTGATGGTGCGTGGGGGCCGGCTGCGGGGCCTCCGCCTAATGGCCCCCAGGGgccctgtctctgcttttctgggcaTCCCCTTCGCAGAGCCACCTGTGGGCCCCCGTCGCTTTCTGCCACCGGAGCCCAAGCGGCCCTGGCCAGGGGTGCTGAATGCCACGGCCTTCCAAAGCGTCTGCTACCAATATGTGGACACCTTGTACCCCGGATTTGAGGGCACCGAGATGTGGAACCCCAACCGTGAGCTGAGCGAGGACTGCCTCTACCTCAACGTGTGGACACCATACCCCCGGCCTTCGTCCCCCACCCCTGTCCTCGTCTGGATCTATGGGGGTGGCTTCTACAGCGGGGCCTCCTCCCTGGACGTGTACGATGGCCGCTTCCTGACCCAGGCCGAGGGGACTGTGCTGGTGTCCATGAACTACCGGGTGGGCGCCTTTGGCTTCTTGGCCCTGCCAGGGAGCCGGGAGGCCCCAGGCAATGTAGGGCTCCTGGATCAGAGGCTGGCACTGCAGTGGGTGCAGGAGAATGTGGCAGCCTTCGGGGGGGACCCAACGTCGGTGACTCTGTTTGGAGAAAGTGCAGGTGCCGCCTCCGTGGGCATGCACCTGCTGTCCCCACCCAGCCGGGGCCTGTTCCACAGGGCCGTGCTGCAGAGCGGGGCACCCAATGGGCCCTGGGCCACAGTGGGCGTAGGAGAGGCCCGCCGCAGGGCCACACTGCTGGCCCGCCTCGTGGGCTGTCCCCCGGGCGGGGCTGGTGGCAATGATACAGAGCTGGTGGCCTGCCTGCGAATGCGGCCAGCTCAGGATCTGGTGGACCATGAGTGGCACGTGCTGCCTCAGGAAAGCGTCTTCCGCTTCTCCTTCGTGCCTGTGGTGGACGGAGACTTCCTCAGTGACACACCCGAGGCCCTCATCAATGCTGGAGACTTCCATGGCCTGCAG GTGCTGGTGGGTGTGGTGAAGGATGAGGGCTCCTATTTTCTGGTTTATGGGGCCCCAGGCTTCAGCAAAGACAACGAGTCTCTCATCAGCCGGGCCCAGTTCCTGGCCGGGGTGCGGGTCGGGGTCCCCCAGGCAAGTGACCTGGCTGCCGAGGCTGTGGTCCTGCATTACACAGACTGGCTGCACCCTGAGGACCCAGCACGCCTGAGGGAGGCCTTGAGTGATGTGGTGGGTGACCACAACGTCGTGTGCCCCGTGGCCCAGCTGGCTGGGCGACTGGCCGCTCAGGGCGCTCGCGTCTATGCCTACATCTTTGAACATCGTGCATCCACGCTCTCCTGGCCCCTCTGGATGGGGGTGCCCCACGGCTACGAGATTGAGTTCATCTTCGGGCTCCCCCTGGAACCCTCGCTCAACTACACCATCGAGGAGAGAACCTTTGCCCAGCGACTGATGAGATACTGGGCCAACTTCGCCCGCACAGG AGACCCCAATGACCCCCGGGACCCCAAAGCCCCACAGTGGCCACCGTACACGGCGGGAGCGCAGCAGTACGTGAGCCTGAATCTGCGGCCGCTAGAGGTGCGGCGAGGGCTGCGAGCCCAGGCCTGCGCTTTCTGGAATCGTTTCCTGCCCAAACTGCTCAGCGCCACCG CCTCGGAGGCCCCCTGCACCTGCTCAGGCCCCGCCCACGGGGAGGCGGCCCCGAGGCCCAGGCCcggcctccccctgcccctccttctcctcctctttctcctcctctcccggCTCCTGCGGCTGTGA
- the ACHE gene encoding acetylcholinesterase isoform X1 has protein sequence MRPPWCPLHTPSLASPLLLLLFFLGGGAEAEGPEDPELLVMVRGGRLRGLRLMAPRGPVSAFLGIPFAEPPVGPRRFLPPEPKRPWPGVLNATAFQSVCYQYVDTLYPGFEGTEMWNPNRELSEDCLYLNVWTPYPRPSSPTPVLVWIYGGGFYSGASSLDVYDGRFLTQAEGTVLVSMNYRVGAFGFLALPGSREAPGNVGLLDQRLALQWVQENVAAFGGDPTSVTLFGESAGAASVGMHLLSPPSRGLFHRAVLQSGAPNGPWATVGVGEARRRATLLARLVGCPPGGAGGNDTELVACLRMRPAQDLVDHEWHVLPQESVFRFSFVPVVDGDFLSDTPEALINAGDFHGLQVLVGVVKDEGSYFLVYGAPGFSKDNESLISRAQFLAGVRVGVPQASDLAAEAVVLHYTDWLHPEDPARLREALSDVVGDHNVVCPVAQLAGRLAAQGARVYAYIFEHRASTLSWPLWMGVPHGYEIEFIFGLPLEPSLNYTIEERTFAQRLMRYWANFARTGDPNDPRDPKAPQWPPYTAGAQQYVSLNLRPLEVRRGLRAQACAFWNRFLPKLLSATDTLDEAERQWKAEFHRWSSYMVHWKNQFDHYSKQDRCSDL, from the exons ATGAGGCCCCCGTGGTGTCCCCTGCACACGCCCTCCCTGGCTTCcccgctcctcctcctcctcttcttcctgggaggaggggcagaggccGAGGGCCCAGAGGACCCAGAGCTGCTGGTGATGGTGCGTGGGGGCCGGCTGCGGGGCCTCCGCCTAATGGCCCCCAGGGgccctgtctctgcttttctgggcaTCCCCTTCGCAGAGCCACCTGTGGGCCCCCGTCGCTTTCTGCCACCGGAGCCCAAGCGGCCCTGGCCAGGGGTGCTGAATGCCACGGCCTTCCAAAGCGTCTGCTACCAATATGTGGACACCTTGTACCCCGGATTTGAGGGCACCGAGATGTGGAACCCCAACCGTGAGCTGAGCGAGGACTGCCTCTACCTCAACGTGTGGACACCATACCCCCGGCCTTCGTCCCCCACCCCTGTCCTCGTCTGGATCTATGGGGGTGGCTTCTACAGCGGGGCCTCCTCCCTGGACGTGTACGATGGCCGCTTCCTGACCCAGGCCGAGGGGACTGTGCTGGTGTCCATGAACTACCGGGTGGGCGCCTTTGGCTTCTTGGCCCTGCCAGGGAGCCGGGAGGCCCCAGGCAATGTAGGGCTCCTGGATCAGAGGCTGGCACTGCAGTGGGTGCAGGAGAATGTGGCAGCCTTCGGGGGGGACCCAACGTCGGTGACTCTGTTTGGAGAAAGTGCAGGTGCCGCCTCCGTGGGCATGCACCTGCTGTCCCCACCCAGCCGGGGCCTGTTCCACAGGGCCGTGCTGCAGAGCGGGGCACCCAATGGGCCCTGGGCCACAGTGGGCGTAGGAGAGGCCCGCCGCAGGGCCACACTGCTGGCCCGCCTCGTGGGCTGTCCCCCGGGCGGGGCTGGTGGCAATGATACAGAGCTGGTGGCCTGCCTGCGAATGCGGCCAGCTCAGGATCTGGTGGACCATGAGTGGCACGTGCTGCCTCAGGAAAGCGTCTTCCGCTTCTCCTTCGTGCCTGTGGTGGACGGAGACTTCCTCAGTGACACACCCGAGGCCCTCATCAATGCTGGAGACTTCCATGGCCTGCAG GTGCTGGTGGGTGTGGTGAAGGATGAGGGCTCCTATTTTCTGGTTTATGGGGCCCCAGGCTTCAGCAAAGACAACGAGTCTCTCATCAGCCGGGCCCAGTTCCTGGCCGGGGTGCGGGTCGGGGTCCCCCAGGCAAGTGACCTGGCTGCCGAGGCTGTGGTCCTGCATTACACAGACTGGCTGCACCCTGAGGACCCAGCACGCCTGAGGGAGGCCTTGAGTGATGTGGTGGGTGACCACAACGTCGTGTGCCCCGTGGCCCAGCTGGCTGGGCGACTGGCCGCTCAGGGCGCTCGCGTCTATGCCTACATCTTTGAACATCGTGCATCCACGCTCTCCTGGCCCCTCTGGATGGGGGTGCCCCACGGCTACGAGATTGAGTTCATCTTCGGGCTCCCCCTGGAACCCTCGCTCAACTACACCATCGAGGAGAGAACCTTTGCCCAGCGACTGATGAGATACTGGGCCAACTTCGCCCGCACAGG AGACCCCAATGACCCCCGGGACCCCAAAGCCCCACAGTGGCCACCGTACACGGCGGGAGCGCAGCAGTACGTGAGCCTGAATCTGCGGCCGCTAGAGGTGCGGCGAGGGCTGCGAGCCCAGGCCTGCGCTTTCTGGAATCGTTTCCTGCCCAAACTGCTCAGCGCCACCG ACACGCTGGACGAGGCGGAGCGCCAGTGGAAGGCCGAGTTCCATCGCTGGAGCTCCTACATGGTGCACTGGAAGAACCAGTTTGACCATTACAGCAAGCAGGATCGCTGCTCAGACCTGTGA